The region ACGCCCAGCACGCCGCGCAGCACATGCAGCGGCCAGCGCACCTTCAGCACGTTCCTGAAGGCGCCACGGTACAACAGGTACAGGCACACGAGCGGCAGGGACGACAGCGCGCGCAAGGCCGTCACCTGCATGGCGGGATAGTGGGCAGACAACAGCTTCATGGCTGTGTCCATCAGGGAAAACATGGCGACCGCGGCCAGCATCACATAGATGCTGCGCAGGTTCGAGGATGGGGAAGACAAAGGAAACTCCTGGCGACAATGCGGCTAACTTCGGCTGCTCGTTGCAGCTTGGACCGTCATCATGGCGACGGCCGGAGCCAGGCCCCCATGGCAAGGCCATGCGGTCAGCCTGATTATAACAAGCGCGACCGTTTTACATTTTCAAAGGGACAACTACACGGGCAACAGCATCACCAGTTTCAGCTCATGCTGGCGCGCCAGGTGCAGGGTCACCTGGTTGAAGCTGAGCGGCCCCTGCTGCGCATGCTGGAAGCGGCGCAAGCCGCCATCGCGGCCCTGCACCTGCTGCGCGCCCCACCACAGGCGGAAGTCCGCGCTGGCCGCGGCCAGTTCCGCGATCAGCCCGGCCAGCGGCGCCTGATCCGCATGGCGGCCGATATCGGCGCGAAACTCCGCCACCAGCCGCTGCGCCCGCTCGGGCCAGCCGACGACCAGGGCACGCGCGCACGGCTCGAGAAACATGAAGCGCAGCTGGTTCGGCGCGATGGCATCGCCGCGCAGCCAGTCGGCGAACAGGATCGCCGCCGCCCCATTCCATGCCACGGCATTCCATGCACGGTCCAGGATATAGGCGGGGGCAGCGATGGCGGCAACGATGGCCGCCAGTTCGGCGGCGGCGGGACCATCACCCTCGCCTGCCCCCTGGCTGGGGTCATGTCTGTCAGCCACTTCGAACAGATAGGCGCGCTCGGCCACGCTCAGCTGCAGCACCTGGGCCAGGCGCGCCAGCATCCTGGCCGAGGCCGACACGGGCCGCCCCTGCTCCAGCCACGTCAGCCAGGTGGGACTGACGTCGCACAGCTGCGCCAGCTCTTCACGCCGCAAACCGGGCGTGCGCCGCCGCCCGCCACCGGGCAAGCCCGCCATGGCGGGGGTGAGGGCTTCGCGCCGGGCGCGGATGAATTCGGCGAGTTTGTTCGACATGGCAGGGTTCAGGACTCAGGGTTTTATGGTAGTAGTTATACCAGTATAAATTATGGTCTTGTTACAGGATAATTTTATGCCTATTCTGCAGGAACTTACTCACGAACCGGAGAAAACCATGCAGCAGCACGATGTTGTCGCCGAACAATTCGGCAAGACCGCCAACGCCTACCTGAGCAGCGCAATCCACGCGCAGGGCGCCGACCTGGTGCTGATGCAGGAATGCGCGCGCCGCCATGGCAAGCCCACCGTCCTGGACCTGGGCTGCGGCGCCGGCCACGCCAGCTTTGCCGTCGCCCCCGTGGCCGCCTCCGTCGTCGCCTACGACCTGGCGCAGCCGATGCTCGACGTCGTCGACCACGCCAGGGCGCAGCGCGGCTTGCACAATATCCGCACGCAATGCGGCGACGTGGCCAGCCTGCCGTTTGCCGATGCCAGCTTCGACATGGTCGTGACGCGCTTTTCCGCCCACCACTGGAACGACGTGGCCGGCGCCCTGGCCGAAGCGTGGCGCGTGCTGCGTCCGAACGGCACCTTGCTGGTGATCGACATCGTGGCGCCGAAGACGGCCCTGTACGACACCACCCTGCAAGCCGTGGAAATGCTGCGCGACGCTTCGCACGTGCGCAACTACCGCGCCTGCGAATGGGGCGCCAAGTTCGACAACGCCGGTTTCACGCACCAGCTGCGCAGCGTGTGGAAGCTGACCATGCGGTTCGACGAATGGACGGCACGCATGCGCACCCCGGGCGAGCGAGTGGCCGCCATCCGCAACCTGTTCGACGGCACGCCCGAGGAAGCGCGCCGGTATTTCGCGCTGCAGGACGATTACTCGTTCAGCATCGATGCGGCCATGTTCGAGGCCACCAAGCCGTCGGTACAGTAAACATGAAAACGGCGCCGATGGCGCCGTTTTCATGCAAGCGAGTAGCGTTTAAGCCAGTTGGCCCAGCAGCGTTTCCGCATTCGACACTTCAAACTTGCCGCCCTGCTCGACATTCAATTGCGTCACGACGCCATTGTCGACCAGCATCGAGTAGCGCTGCGAGCGCGTGCCCATGCCGAACTTGCTGAAGTCGGCGTCCAGGCCCAGCGCCTTGCTGTAGGCGGCATTGCCGTCAGCCATCATGCGCACCACGCCGGTGGCTTTCTGATCGCGGCCCCAGGCGCCCATCACGAACGCGTCGTTGACGGAGATGCACCAGATTTCATCAACGCCCTTGGCTTTCAGGTCGGCAGCGTGCTGCACGTAGCCCGGCACGTGCTGTGCGGAGCAAGTCGGGGTGTAGGCGCCTGGCAGGCCGAAGATGGCGATCTTCTTGCCTTTGACCAGGTCTTGCACATTGAACGTGTTCGGGCCCAGTGCGCAACCTTCGGTTTCGCTTTCGATGAATTCGGCCAGGGTGCCTTCTGGCAGGGTGTCGCCGATCTTGATGGTCATGTTGACTCCTTGTGTACTGTCGGTTGAAGGCGCTGCCAACTCCATGGAGTGGACAGCGCCCGTGATCTGGTTCGGCTAGCGTAAAGTCATCCCCAATCGATGATGGTGATTTCTCGAAGATGACTTATGCTGGCTCAGCGCGATAGTATGCCTGACTTGCCGTATTTGTGCAGAAAATGGCCAGGAAGGCAAAGGCAAACATCAAGAAAACGGATAAAAAAACGGCGGCCCTCAGGCCGCCGTCATCGTTGCTGACATCAGATCACCTTAGTCGGCCTGCTTGCGCAGAAACGCGGGGATATCGTACGTCTCCATGCCATTCTTTTCCATCGCACGCACCTGCTCGGAAGCCGATTCGCGGCGCCATACTGCCGGCGCCTTCATGCCGTCGAAACCGGCAGCCGGCGTAGCCACGCCAACCGTCGTCGTCGCCGCTTGCGCGCTACCCATGGCAGCCGATGGAGTCAACGGGCTGTTGTGGGTACCGGTGCGCAGCACTTGCTGCGGTACCAGCTGGATGTTTTTCTTGGCGCGGCCCAGGCCCGTGGCCACCACGGTAACGCGGATGTCGTCGCCCATGGCGTCGTCGTAGGCGATACCTTGCGCGATCGACGCGTCCGGCGCGGCAAACGCGCGCACGGCAGCCATGACTTCCTTGATCTCTTTACCTTTCAAGCCACGGCTGGCCGTGACGTTGACCAGCACGCCGCGCGCGCCGGAGAGATCGATGCCATCCAGCAGCGGCGAAGCGACAGCCTGTTCGGCGGCGATGCGCGCGCGGTCGACGCCGGAAGCGGTCGCCGTACCCATCATGGCCTTGCCCTGCTCGCCCATGATGGTTTTCACGTCGTTGAAGTCGACGTTGATATGGCCCGGCACGTTGATGATCTCGGCAATGCCGGCCACCGCGTTGTTGAGCACATCGTCGGCATGCTGCATCCATTCCAGCATGCTTTCGTCTTCGTAGATCTCTTCCAGTTTTTCATTGAGGATGATGATCAGCGAATCGACGTGCAGGGACAGCTGCTCCAGGCCTTCGTCGGCGATGTCCATGCACTTCTGGCCTTCGTACGAGAATGGCTTGGAAACCACGGCCACCGTCAGCGCGCCCAGTTCCTTGGCCACTTCCGCAACGATAGGCGCCGCGCCCGTGCCCGTGCCGCCGCCCATGCCGGCAGCGATGAAGACCATGTGCGCGCCGCGCAGCGAATCGGCGATGCGCGCGCGCGATTCTTCGGCCAGCTGGCGGCCCACGGCCGGCTTCATGCCGGCGCCCAGGCCCGTATCGCCGATCTGGATGATGTTGTGGGCCTTCGATGTCGACAGGGCCTGTGCGTCGGTATTGGCGGCAATGAACTCCACGCCCGACATGCCTTTGTTGATCATGTGTTGGACTGCATTGCCACCCGCACCGCCGACGCCGACGACCTTGATGACGGTACCTAAAGCTGTGTTATCGACCATATCGAACTCCATGATGTGCTCCTATCAGATGCGGTTTCCAAGCGCCAGGCCTCATATTGGTAGGAGAACTGGAGATTGAAAACTGCGGTTAAATATAAAATTAAGTTTATGTGTGTTTACCTGCGATGCTGCCAAAAAACCTGTCATGCCGGGCCTGAAGCACGCCCTTAAAAATTCCCTAAAAACCATTCCTTCATGCGCTGCCAGACTGCCTTCACCGAGCCGTCCTGACGCGTCACGATGTGGCCGCGCAGGTATTGCTTCTTCGCTTCCAGCAGCAGGCCAAGCACCGTGGCATAGCGCGGACTGCGCACCACGTCGGCCAGCTGTCCCCGATACTCGGGCGTGCCCAGGCGCGCCGGTTTCAGGAAAATATCTTCCGCCATTTCCACCATGCCGGGCATGATGGAAGTGCCGCCCGTGAGCACGATGCCCGACGACAGCACGCCTTCGTAACCGGATTCGCGCACCACCTGGTGCACCATCGCAAACAGCTCTTCGACGCGCGGTTCGATCACTGCCGCCAGCGCCTGGCGCGACAGGTTGCGCGGACCGCGGTCGCCCAGGCCTGGCACTTCCAGCGATTCACCGGGATCGGCCAGGACCTGCTTGGCCACGCCATAGCGGATCTTGATTTCTTCCGCTTCCGCGGTCGGGGTGCGCAAGGCCATGGCGATGTCGTTGGTGATCTGGTCGCCGGCGATGGGAATGACTGCCGTATGGCGGATCGCGCCATCGGAGAATACCGCCACGTCGGTCGTGCCGCCGCCGATGTCGATCAGCACCACGCCCAGCTCTTTTTCATCGGGCGTGAGCACCGCATCGGCGGACGCCATCGGCTGCAGGATCAGGTCCGACACTTCCAGGCCGCAGCGGCGCACGCACTTGACGATGTTCTGCACCGCCGACACGGCGCCGGTGACGATATGCACCTTCACCTCCAGGCGGATGCCGCTCATGCCGATCGGCTCGCGCACATCTTCCTGGCTGTCGACGATGAACTCTTGCGGCACCGTGTGCAGCAATTGCTGATCGGTCGGAATGTTAACCGCTTTTGCCGTCTCGATGACGCGCGCCACGTCGGTCGCCGTCACTTCCTTGTCCTTGATGGCCACCATGCCGCTGGAATTGAAGCTGCGGATATGGCTGCCCGCGATGCCCGCGTAGACATTGCGGATCTTGCAGTCGGCCATCAGCTCGGCCTCTTCCAGCGCGCGCTGGATGGACTCCACCGTGGCCTCGATATTGACCACCACGCCTTTTTTCAGGCCCTTCGATTCGTGCTGGCCCAGCCCGATCACTTCGTGGCGCCCGTCGGACATCACTTCGGCTACCACCGCCACCACTTTCGAGGTGCCGATGTCGAGGCCGACGATCAGGTTTTTCGCGTCTTTTGTCATTTCTGTCGCCTAATGTATGGGCTATTCGTTAATTGATTATTCGGTTAAGTCGGTTTTTTAATCGGACTGCCATTTTTCTTCCTGATCGCTGCTGCCGGTCTGCCATCCTTGCCTTCGGCCGGTATCACCAGGCCTGCTGAACTGAGGGCCAGGCCGTTCTGGTAGCGCATATCGATCGTGTCGATATTTTCCAGCCGGCTCGCCAGCTGCGGGTAGATACCCACCAGCCGGTCGACCCGCGCCTTCAGGGTCGTATGATTCTGCTCGCGCCCCAGCGCCACGCTCATGCCGTTATTCAGTTTCACGGTCCACGCATAACGGCTCGACAGCGACAGGGTCTCGGGCACCATCTTCAGCGGCGCGAACCATTTTTCCAGCTGCACGTAAGTAGCCAGCACTTCCTTCTCGCTGCCATCGGGGCCGGAAAACGCGGGCAACTCATGGTCATCCTCGGCCTCGGCCACATTGGCGGTAAACACGTCGCCCTTGACCGACAGCAGGCGTCCATCCTCGCCCCAGGTACCCAGCGCCTCATGTTCTTCCAGCGCTACGATCAGCTGGTTCGGCCACTCGCGCCGCACGCTGGCGCGGCGCACCCAGGGCACCGATTCGAACACGCCGCGCACGCTTTCCAGGTTGGTCGTGAAGAAATTGCCCTTGATGCGCCCCAGCGTGCCGCTGCGCAGGGTCAGGTAATTCACGTGGCGCAGGCCCTTGTCGTCGGCGCTTTCCACCTTGATGCTGCGCAGGTCGAACATCGGGCGCTGCGACACCCACCAGACGCCGGCCGCCACGCACACGACCAGCACCGCGGCCAGCAAGCCGTTGGCAGTCGTATTCAGGCTTTTAGCGTCATGCCACATATCAGCGTTTTCCCTTGTGCATTTTCAGGCTTGCGCCGGCGACGATTTCCAGGCACAGGTCTTCATAGCTGGTGCCTTCCGCGCGCGCCGCCATCGGCACGAGCGAATGGCCCGTCATGCCCGGCGAGGTATTCACCTCCAGCAAAAACAGCTTGCTGTCGGCCGCGCGCATCAGCACATCGACCCGTCCCCAGCCTTCGCAGCCGAGGGCGCGGTAGGCTTCCAGGGCGATACGCTCCATCTCTGCGATGATCGCCTGGTCCAGCTGCGGCGGGCAGAAATACTGCGTATCGTCCGTGAAGTACTTGTTCTGATAATCGTAATTACCTTGCGGAGCGACGATTTCGATCGGCGGCAGCGCGCGCGCCGTGGCGCCCTTGCCCAGGATCGCGACGGTGAATTCGCGGCCCTTGATGAATTCCTCGGCCAGCACCGAATCATCGAGGCCGGCGGCGATGTCGTAGGCGGCCTGGAAGGCCGACGCTTCGTTGACCGTCGTGATGCCGATGCTCGAACCTTCATGCGGCGGCTTGACGATCAGCGGCAAGCCCAGTTCCATGGCGACCTTGGCCAGGTCGGAGCTGTCGTTCAGCACCGCGTACTTGGGCGTCGGCAACTGGTGCATCAGCCAGATCATCTTGGTGTAGACCTTGTCCATGCCTACCGAGCAGGCCATCACGCCGCTGCCCGTGTAGGGAATGCCCAGCTGTTCCAGCGCGCCCTGCAGGCTGCCGTCTTCGCCGAAGCGGCCGTGCAGCGCGATGAAGACGCGGTCGAATTTCTCGGCGGCCAGTTCGGCCAGGCTGCGTTCGCCCGTGTCGAAGCCATGCGCATCCACGCCATGGCTTTTCAATGCGGCCAGCACGCCCGCGCCGGACATCAGCGACACTTCGCGCTCGGCCGAGCGGCCGCCGAACAGGACGCCGACCTTGCCCAATTGTTTTACGTCGATAGCTGAAGCTTGGTTCACATCAGGCCTTTACAGTGTTGGATTGATACGTAGTCAGTTGTTGCGGGATGCCGCTGATGGAGCCCGCACCCATGGTCAGCACGACGTCGCCGTCGCGCGCCACGCTCATGATGGTGTCGGCCATGTCCTTCATGGACTCGACGAAAATCGGTTCGATCTTGCCGCGCGCGCGCAGCGCATGCGCCAGTGCGCGGCCGTCGGCGGCGACGATAGGGGCTTCGCCCGCCGCATACACTTCGGACAGCAGCAGCACGTCCGGTGCACTGAGCACCTTGACGAAATCCTCGAACAGATCGCGCGTGCGACTGTAGCGGTGCGGCTGGAAAGCCAGCACCAGTCGGCGGCCCGGGTAGGCGGCGCGCGCCGCGGCCAGGGTTACTTCCGTTTCCACAGGGTGGTGGCCGAAATCGTCGACCAGCGCGAAGCTGCCGCCGTTCGGCAGCGCCACGTCGCCATAGCGCGTGAAACGCCGGCCCACGCCGGAGAATTCGGCCAGGCCCTGCTGCGTGGCGGTATCGGCGATGCCGATTTCACGCGCGATGGCGATCGCCGAGCAGGCATTCTGCACATTGTGCATGCCAGGCTGGTTCAGCACCACGTCGAGGTCCGGATAGCCTTCCTGCAGCACGGTGAAATGCATTTCCAGCCCTACGGCGCGCGCATTGATGGCGCGCACTTGCGCGTCTTCCGCAAAACCGTAGGTGGTGACCGGCTTGGTCACGGACGGGATGATGGCGCGCACGTGCGGATCGTCGATGCACAGCATGGCGCGGCCATAGAACGGCAAACGGTGCGTGAACTGCACGAACGCCTGCTTGAGCTTTTCAAAATCGTGCTCGTAGGTGTCCATGTGATCGGCGTCGATATTCGTGATCACTTCGATCATCGGCGTCAGGTTCAGGAACGAGGCGTCCGATTCATCGGCTTCGGCCACCAGGTAGTCTCCCGAGCCGAGTTTCGCATTCGCGCCGGCGCTGGTCAGGCGACCGCCGATGACGAAGGTGGGATCGAGGCCGCCCTGCGCCAGCACCGACGCCACCAGGCTGGTGGTGGTGGTCTTGCCGTGCGTGCCGGCGATCGCGATGCCGCGTTTCAGGCGCATCAACTCGCCCAGCATCACGGCACGCGGCACCAGCGGGATCTTGCGCGCGCGCGCTGCCGCCACTTCCGGATTGTCCTGCGGGACGGCGCCCGACGTGACCACCGCATCGGCGTCGCCGATATTTTCAGCCGCGTGACCGAGCATGACGGTCGCGCCCAGGCTCGCCAGGCGCTGCGTCGCCGCATTGCTGCCCAGGTCGGAGCCCGACACCTTGTAGCCCAGGTTGACCAGCACTTCGGCGATGCCGCTCATGCCGCTGCCGCCAATGCCGACAAAGTGGATATTGTTTACTTTATGCTTCACAGAGCTAACCTCATGCCAGTTTTTCCAATACGTTTGCGATCGCCTCATTGGCGTCGCGCTTGCCTGCTGCCAGTGCCGCCTGCGCCATCTGCTGGCAGCTGTCGCGGTCCAGCGACGCCAGCAAGGCGCTCAGCGACGCCGCACTCATTTCCGTCTGCGGCAGGTGAATCGCCGCGCCTTGTTGCGCCATCCATTGCGCGTTGTCGCGCTGGTGGCTGGTGGTCGACGCCACCAGCGGCACGAGCACGCTGGCCACGCCGGCCGCCGTCAGTTCCGACAGGGTGATCGCGCCGGCGCGGCAGATCACCAGGTCGGCCTCGGTATAGGCCCTGGCCATGTCGTCGATGAAGTCGACCACATTGGCTTGCACGCCCGCCTGCGCATAGGCGGCATGCAGGGCGTCGATATTCTTCTTGCCCGACTGGTGCGTCACCAGCGGGCGTTCGCCCTCCGGCATCAGCGCCAGCGCGGCGGGCAGGTTGTCGTTCAGCGCTTTCGCGCCCAGGCTGCCGCCCACCACCAGGATGCGCAGCGGTCCGCTGCGTCCCGCGAAACGCGGCGCCGGCGGCGCCATGGCTAGGATCTCGGCGCGCACGGGATTGCCCGTGACGACGGCCTTGCCGGCGGCGTTGCCGAAGTCGGCGGGAAAACCGAAACACACTTTCTGCGCCAGCGGCACCAGGGTCTTGTTCGACAGCAGCAGCGCCGCGTCGGCATTGACCAGCACCAGCGGCACGCCTTTCAGGCGCGCCATCAGGCCGCCCGGCACGGTGACGTAGCCGCCCATGCCCATCACCACGTCCGGCTTGCGGCTGGCGATGAAACGGCGGATGGCAAAGAAGCTGGCCAGCATCTTGAAGCCGCCCTTCAGCGTGTGCGCCAGGCCCTTGCCGCGCATGCCCGAGAACGCAATGGCGTCCATCGGGATGCCGCTCTTCGGCACCAGCTCCTGCTCCATGCCGTGGGTCGTGCCCAGCCAGCTCACCTCCCAGCCGCGCGCGCGCATCGTCTGCGCAATCGCCAGGCCAGGGAAAATATGGCCGCCGGTGCCGGCCGCCATGATCATCAGTCGTTTAGTCGGATTCAAATTCGTCACGTTGCTCATAGCCGGCCCCCACGCATCAGGATCCGGTTTTCATAATCGATGCGCAGCAAAATCGCCAGGCCGATACAGTTAATCAATACGCCCGTGCCGCCATAGCTCATCAGTGGCAGGGTCAGGCCCTTGGTCGGCAGCAGGCCCAGGTTCACGCCCATGTTAATGAACGTCTGCACGCCAATCCAGATGGCGATGCCTTTCGCCGTCAAGCCGGCGAAGGTCTGGTCGATGGCGATCGCCTGGCGGCCGATGTCGAAGGCGCGCTTGATAATCCAGTAGAACATGCCAATCACGACCAGGACGCCGACCAGGCCCAATTCCTCGCCGATCACGGCCAGCAGGAAGTCCGTATGCGCTTCGGGCAGGTAATGCAGTTTTTCCACGCTGCCGCCGAGGCCCACGCCAAACAGTTCGCCGCGCCCGAAGGCGATCAGCGAGTGCGTCAGCTGGTATGCCTTGTTCAGCGCATTGTCTTCCTGCCACGGATCGAGATACGCAAAAAACCGCTCGCGGCGGAATTTAGACAGGGCGATGATGGTGACGAAAATCGCCGTCAGCATGGCGCCGATGCCGCCGAACCAGATCGCATTGACGCCGCCCAGGAACAGGATGCCCATGGCGATGCAGACGATCACGCCGAAGGCGCCCAGGTCGGGCTCCATCAGCAGCAGCAAGCCGACGAAGCTGACGGCGAGCGCCATCGGCATGAAGCCCTTGGTCAGCTTGTGCATGTATTCCTGCTTGCGCACCGTGTAATCGGCCGCGTACAGCACCATCACCACTTTCATCAGCTCGGACGGCTGCGGCCGCAGGCCCGGCAGATTCAGCCAGCGGCGACCGCCGTTGACCGATACGCCCAGGCCCGGTATCAGCACCATCACCAGCAGCACCAGGGTGCCGATGAACAGCCACGGCGCCATCTTTTGCCAGGTCGCGATACGGATGCGGAACACCAGCGCGCCGGCGATGATCGACACGCCGATAAACAGCGCCTGGCGCACGACAAAATAATTGTTCGTGTAGGCGGCGAACTTGCGCGCATCCGACAGCGAGATCGAGGCCGAATACACCATCACCATGCCCAGCAGCATGAGCAGCAGGACCACCCACACCAGCGGCTGGTCGTAATCCATCATTTTCGACTGCCGCGCGCGGCTATCCAGCGGCTTGGCAGCCGAGCCGGAACCGAAGCTGAAGGGCAGTTGGAAGGCCATCAGATATCCTGTCCGTTTTCCAGGGCGATGTCGCGCACGGCGTCGACAAACACCTGCGCGCGGTGCGCATAGTTCTTGAACATGTCCAGGCTGGCGCACGCCGGCGACAGCAGCACGGCATCGCCGGCCAGGGCCAGGGCGCTGGCGCGCTTGACCGCTTCCGGCAAAGTGGCGCAGTCGATGATGTCCACGCCGGCCGGTTCGAGGGCTGCGCGCAGCGCAGGCGCATCGCGGCCGATCAGCACCACGGCGCGCGCATAGCGCGACACGGGTTCGGCCAGCGGCGAAAAATCCTGCCCCTTGCCGTCGCCACCGGCGATCAGCACCAGGCGCTGCTCCGCGCCGCCGAAGGCCTTGCCCAGGCCGAACAGGGCCGCCACCGTGGCGCCCACGTTCGTGCCCTTGCTGTCATCGTAGTATTCGACTTCGTTGACGGCCGTGACCAGTTCCACGCGGTGCGGTTCGCCCTGGTATTCGCGCAAGCCATGCAGCAGCGGCGCGAACGGCAGGCCGATGGCGCGGCACAGGGCCAGCGCCGCCAGCGCGTTCGAGGCATTGTGCTGGCCGCGGATTTTCAGCGCATCGGCCGGCATCAGTTTTTTCGCCATCGTCGGCACCGGTTCCGGCGCCGGATCGTTCTTCTTGCGCTTTTTCTCGATCACTTCTTCGCTCGGCACGGCTTGCGCCAGCCAGAAGATGCCGCGTTCATTGACCAGGCCAAAACTGTCCACTTCGGCCGGCTCGCCCGTGCCGAAGGTAATGCTCTCCGCCAGCGGATTGGCCATGCGCATGACGGCGGCATCGTCGCGGTTCAGGACGCGCACGGTCTCGTCGCCGAAGATGCGCGCCTTGTCCTGGGCGTAGGCAGCCATGTCGCCATGCCAGTCCAGGTGGTCCTGCGACAGGTTCAACACCGTGGCCGCATCGGCCTGCAGGCTGAAGGTCGTGTGCAGCTGGAAGCTGGACAGCTCGAGGATCCACGCCTGCGGCAGGTTGCCGGCGACGGGCGCCGCGGCTTCTGCAGCGTCCTCGCCGTCACTCTCAGGCTGAGACACAGGCTGCGGCGCGGGCGCGGCGTCGAGCACCTCGCGCAGCACGTCCAGCGCGGCCGGGCTGATATTGCCGGCCACGCGCGTGGCCAGGCCCGCGCGCTCGCACAGCAGGCCCACCAGGCTGGTCACCGTCGTCTTGCCATTCGTGCCCGTGATGGCGATGACTTTCGGCGCATAGCCGCGCTCCGCCTTGAGGAACACCAGCGCTTGCGCGAACAGTTCGATCTCGCCCCACACGGGAATATTCTTTTCCAGCGCGGCCGGCGCAATCTGCGCCAATTCGCGGCCCGGCGCCAGGCCGGGGCTGACGGCGACGAAATCGACGCCATCGAGCAGGTCGGCCGTGAAGGCGCCGGCGATGAACTGCGCCTGCGGCACGGCGGCCTGCAGGGCGGCCAGGCGCTCGGGCGCTTCGCGCGTATCGGCCACGCGCACGGCAGCCCCGCTGCGGGCCAGCCACAGGGCCATGGCCAGCCCCGATTCGCCGAGGCCCAGCACCAGTGCGGTTTTAGCGTCGTACATCATCAGCGCAGCTTCAAGGTGGTCAGGCCGAGCAGCACCAGCATCATGGTGATGATCCAGAAACGCACGACGACCTGCGTCTCCTTCCAGCCTTTTTGTTCAAAATGGTGATGCAGTGGCGCCATCAGGAAGACGCGGCGGCCTACGCCATAGCGCTTCTTGGTGTACTTGAACCACGCCACCTGGATGATCACGGACAGCGTTTCGACGACGAAGATGCCGCCCATGATGAACAGGACGATTTCCTGGCGCACGATGACGGCGATGGTGCCCAGCGCGCCGCCCAGGGCCAGTGCGCCCACGTCGCCCATGAAGACCTTGGCGGGATGGGTGTTATACCAGAGGAAGGCCAGGCCGGAGCCGGCCAGCGCGCCGCAGAAGATCACCAGTTCGCCGGCGCCCGGAATATGCGGGATGAACAGGTAGCGCGCGTACGTGACGTTACCCGTCAGGTAGGCGAACAGGCCCAGGGCTGTGCCCACCATCACGGTCGGCATGATGGCCAGGCCATCGAGACCATCGGTGAAATTGACGGCGTTGCTGGTGCCGACGATGACGCAATAGGTCAGCGCGATGAAACCCCAGACGCCCAGCGGATAGCTGATGGTCTTGAAGAATGGCACGATCAAGTCGGCCTTGGGCGGCAGGTCCATGGCAAAGCCGGACTGCACCCATGCGTAGATCAGGTTCCACACATGGCCTGCGTCGGGTTCCGAGACGGACACGGAAAACGCCAGGTAGAAGGCGGCGATGATGCCGATCAGCGACTGCCAGAAGTATTTTTCACGCGAGCGCATGCCTTCCGGATCCTGGTGCACCACCTTGCGGTAGTCGTCGGCCCAGCCGACGGCGCCAAAACCCAGGGTGACGATCAGCACGGGCCAGATGAAGCGGTTCGACAGGTCGGCCCACAGCAAGGTGGAGATGCCGATGGCGATCAGAATCAGCACGCCGCCCATGGTCGGGGTACCGTGTTTTTTCAGATGCGTTTGCGGGCCGTCCGTACGCACGGCCTGGCCGACCTTCATGCGCGTGAGCATGCGGATCACGGCCGGACCGGCGCACAGGCCGATCAGGATGGCCGTCAGGGTCGCGAAGACGGCGCGGAAGGTGATGAAGTTAAAGACCCGCAGTGGGCCAATGTCGTCCTGGAAATAATGAGCGAGCCAGAGCAGCATGATTAGTGAGCTTCCTTGTTTTTGTTGTTTGAACCAATCAAATGCTGCACGGCCCGTTCCATTTTCATGAAGCGGGAGCCCTTGATCAATACTGTTGCATCCGATCGGCCGGACAAATGCGCATCGAGCGCCGCCAGCAAGCCGTCGAACTGTTCGAAATACTCCACGACCGTGCCTGATTCCTGGCT is a window of Janthinobacterium sp. 1_2014MBL_MicDiv DNA encoding:
- the mraY gene encoding phospho-N-acetylmuramoyl-pentapeptide-transferase; the encoded protein is MLLWLAHYFQDDIGPLRVFNFITFRAVFATLTAILIGLCAGPAVIRMLTRMKVGQAVRTDGPQTHLKKHGTPTMGGVLILIAIGISTLLWADLSNRFIWPVLIVTLGFGAVGWADDYRKVVHQDPEGMRSREKYFWQSLIGIIAAFYLAFSVSVSEPDAGHVWNLIYAWVQSGFAMDLPPKADLIVPFFKTISYPLGVWGFIALTYCVIVGTSNAVNFTDGLDGLAIMPTVMVGTALGLFAYLTGNVTYARYLFIPHIPGAGELVIFCGALAGSGLAFLWYNTHPAKVFMGDVGALALGGALGTIAVIVRQEIVLFIMGGIFVVETLSVIIQVAWFKYTKKRYGVGRRVFLMAPLHHHFEQKGWKETQVVVRFWIITMMLVLLGLTTLKLR
- the murD gene encoding UDP-N-acetylmuramoyl-L-alanine--D-glutamate ligase, with amino-acid sequence MMYDAKTALVLGLGESGLAMALWLARSGAAVRVADTREAPERLAALQAAVPQAQFIAGAFTADLLDGVDFVAVSPGLAPGRELAQIAPAALEKNIPVWGEIELFAQALVFLKAERGYAPKVIAITGTNGKTTVTSLVGLLCERAGLATRVAGNISPAALDVLREVLDAAPAPQPVSQPESDGEDAAEAAAPVAGNLPQAWILELSSFQLHTTFSLQADAATVLNLSQDHLDWHGDMAAYAQDKARIFGDETVRVLNRDDAAVMRMANPLAESITFGTGEPAEVDSFGLVNERGIFWLAQAVPSEEVIEKKRKKNDPAPEPVPTMAKKLMPADALKIRGQHNASNALAALALCRAIGLPFAPLLHGLREYQGEPHRVELVTAVNEVEYYDDSKGTNVGATVAALFGLGKAFGGAEQRLVLIAGGDGKGQDFSPLAEPVSRYARAVVLIGRDAPALRAALEPAGVDIIDCATLPEAVKRASALALAGDAVLLSPACASLDMFKNYAHRAQVFVDAVRDIALENGQDI